GCGATAGGTTTTGGGAGAGATTTGTAGCCTAATCAAAACACACTTGATACACAGCCTTTCTGCAGAGGCGTATAAGACAGGATATTTTACAACGCAACTTCATGTCCATagcattaataaaaagaaatcttactTGCTTTCAACAAAGGAAAGGTTGGGGGAGGAATGAGTGTAGTGTATCACTTTTAATTGCCAGATTTGTTTGTCACCGTTGAGTTTGGAACAAACCTTCTTACAAAAGTTATCTTCATATTGTTCTAAATTAGAGTggaacaaaatatgtatttttacactAAAGCAAACTGATCAAAGTGGCATTTAATAATATTTGTTAAAGTGGTTATCTAACAAAAATGGGTTAACAAAATCCCATTCATTAGTAGTCACCAAATAAGACACTTCTCATGCATATGACAAAAGTTCATTCGTGTACTGAGACGTCTGTTTACTGTGTACAATATTTCCATAAATTATAATATGTTTCACAGCCCCTACCATTCAAGAATATTTCAAACagattatatattatatttgtaTATGCAAACTATTTTATATACACTAATATAAAGATCCTTAGAAGTACCAATATCACTACCTTTACGCTTTCTCTAAAATGCATAGCTTTCGAATATTTTCTTGCAGTTACCAAAAACTTTACAGATTAAAGCTGCTTATCAATGTGGCATGTTcataaaaacaaagtgaaatagTTCTATACTAATTTTATATTAAACCCCTTAAAAAAcatgtttacttttttaatgggagaaaaaaaaaagctagggaAAATTCAAGTAATCTATGCTCAATCTTTGCCCAAATACTATATGAAATTAACGTGACGTTCTAGAAGTACAGTGAACTTCTCAACCAGGACTGTAATACTGCATTTCTCACGGAGAAAAATGCCAGTCATGCCACAAAAACGCACCACTTTCCACTTCATCTGGGAGAAGCTTTAGATGAGATTTAACAACACAAGTGtcagaacagagaaaaagctGATTGGTTATATATGAAGAAATTAGAGCtattccagttttgtttctgcagtttgttATTAAACAAAGTTACATTAACCATACAGTTTCTCACAAACTAAAAGTTATACATGGTTTTCAGACATCAACCGACtggaaaaagccaaaaaaaaaaaaaataacccacaacTGTTAAAAGTTTGGTGTTAGAATAACCAGCCTGGGTGAAGAAAATCCAGACTGCTGTTGTAGTTGGGGGGCTACTGATAGCTTGTTTTGTATAAACTTCAAGACCTCCATACCACAAAATGCCTCAAAGTGGAGAACAGAACGATCAGTAATAAATGAGAACAAGTAATTTTGTTATATCCATCATCTAGCTTAACCTCAGTGCGCCGCATCTGTAATAGCTGCTTAACAAACAACGGTTTCCCCCCCACAAAAAATAGCTACACAAGTAAACAGTGTTCACAGTAATGCAATCAGTAACAGGTTTTGTTAGTTTCCGTAAGTCAGGTGTATCTGCAAAGCTTTATACAGTTTAATGCATAAGTATTCCAGTAAAATTAAGTGAAAACTAAGTTTCATTCTACAGGGTAATATCTACCATACAAGACTAGAGTATGTACAGTATGGGACTGGTGTGACAACTGCCAGTGTTTCATGATGTTAAACTATTTCACCCATCAGCTCGATCTTTGTTCAGCAAATCTTTAATAAACTTGATATACGCACCTAAAAACCTAGAGATCAATTTGGCAAGATTAGTGCTTGCTACCACTGGATATATCCCAGTGTACAGTGCTGCAAAACTGAGTCACCCAGAACATCCCATACCCAGATTACAATTTGTTGACTTGAAAGTCTGGACTTCACATGTAAAACATTAAAACTATAATCCTAACTGGAGTGAGGACAGTCAGTAAACAAATAACAGGTGAAAATGAACTGCATCTCTTCAGAAAGGTATGGAAGAATTGAGAAAATAGGAATTTCGGTTTTTagacagccctgctctgctcagctcaAGGCATAAAACCAGCCCAAGTAGCTCTAAAACTACGATTCTTATTCAGCAAGCATAAAGGCAGATCCTGCACAAGATGATGCATCAGAGGCTTCAACAAGCACCTCTCCCCTCCACTTCATTCCCTAATACAGCATGTCTTTCAGCTTACAAACACCCAGTGGCCTTCAGAGCCTCAGCAGCCTGCTGGAACCACTGCAGTGTCTACAGCTGCACATTTCATATAGGGGGGAAAGGCCCCTGTTGACAAAAAATCCTCAAATGCCTCTGGGGGCCATTTTGGTCATTCgtgaaaattaggaaaaaaacttaCTTCTGACAATACTCCTCCTGAAAAGATGGGTCACTGATCCATTATGAACATAGCTCTCACCATATAAAGCACCAAAAagtcagaaacaaggaaaaaaaaaagtccttaaatTATGATTTACAAGTTTGTACACTATTTCCTAAGCAAAAGGTTGACCTTACTGCGAAGTTTATAGATGAAAACTTGACCAGTTACTTTTAAGGGGAATGTATATCTGGCTATAACTTAAAGGTAGAAAATATTCACTGTTCTATATACACATTTCAAACAGGAGACAGTTAAACTTAACTGAATAGTTGCCAATATAACTCCATATTAATTCACTGGCCACTAAACTAGGCATCAGTAGCCAATTAGAAAGCTTGagttctgtacttttaaaaatgctatttttcctgtcctgtttaattgtttttttaaaaatgtattatagtGCATAGCCTAAGTCAGACTTTCAAAGAGATACAGCGCCTTTCAATGCAGTTTTTGCAGCATTTAAAAGGGACTTTTCTCCCTTCAAATTAGATGTTcattgaaaaatctgaattgaATGCTGTACTgtagtaaaaatatttcagtcacaGACTGATATAAATGTATACTGTGCAGTACTAAGATTGTTTGATGTCCATCTGCACACATTTTACTTGGGTTCTTCAATCGTCCCCTTGCTGAGGTCTGTCATTTTGGgatatttcactttcttctggTCCAGCTCATTCTGAGCCCACAGTAGTAGTTTCAGTAATTTTGCCAACTTGGGTGTTGATTCACGATTTTCGTAGTCTAGAACAGCTTGATTAACCTCACTCCATACCTGGAATAGAAAATACTGGAGTTCAGTAATAGTTTTCATATGATTAACACTGTTAATGTCACACAGACATCGAAAAGATCACACCCAGTGTGCTAATTCCTCAGAACACGGCCAGGGCAAAGCTCCATAGACTATGAGCCTGGAGAAAACAAGGAAGAGAGCCAAATAGTTGAATACATTAACACCCATTTTTTAAATCCTGCTTAGGAAATACTTCTGTTCTTTTGCATACCACTATATacattttttctaaacatttcaaaaatatttggatgTTATTTTCACCACATATGAATAAAAGACATCAATTTCCTTTTGAGAAAGGACTACCTTCTGTCGCTGCATCATGTTAAGCAAGTCTCCAAATGGTGATTCTTCAGGATTATCAAAGGCAAGCAAAGCCAGCGTGCGCTCCATTTCTGTCAGGCATTCCCTGCTCTCCTCGCCTTGTTCTGCTAATTGGGTCTGAGCAAATTCCAGAGCTGCTTCTGTCTCACGCTGCCGAATCAGTTCAATCAAATGCTGCTGCTACATATGAAAGACACAGCAATATTAGCTAAGCAAATTAACAAATCTCCAGTATTTCAAGAGTGTAATCTTCAGACATTAGTGTGTAATTTGAGACAAACACTAATTCAGAATTTGACAGTATGAGGTCAATTCTTCTCAACGTATGAGACAAGGAGCAGCAGACTTGTctacaaaatctactgaaagaGGTAACCTCGTGCTTTTGAGCAACATGTTTTGAAAAGACATATTACTAAAGGAACTACTAGAAATTCAGACTAACAGTAATTGGAAGTTGGTAAGTCACGGACCACTGCTGCTGTTACAAGTTTTCATGTTATTAATTGCATATGACAGTTCCTGCATCATGCCACAGACTTTCCCATTGCTACAAAACGATGCCAAGAACAAACACTTGAAACTGCATCCGTGTTGTCACAAACCTTGCAACATACTCGTAAAATCTGCACTACTTTTTCCAGTCTCTTAGCAATCTCTAAAACAAAGATAAAGTTTGCCTGTCCTTACCTGCAAATGAAAGTAAAGATATCTGTTTGTATCTAGCAATTCTGGATGGAGACTGTTTATTAATGCAATGGCTTCTTGAATCTGTCCTTTCAATATCATTTCTcgaatttttattctttcatcaaGAGTCTCTAAATCAACACTGGGTTCAATTCCAGACTCCATTCGAaacttctctgctgcttctttaaaaccctctgaaatagaaacattttacctatgaaaaatattttatgaaacatcttaaaaaaaacccatcagcttaaatgaaaatatttccatattgCTTGTGCATTTTGGTGGTTTAAAGATTAAGTCTGAATGGAAAAATTCTTATCTATTTAAACAGGCGTTTATCCAACAGGCATCGAACAGTACACGCTTAATTCATTCTTAACTCAAGTGCCCTCATTCTCTAAGGATGCCTGCAACTTGTAGTCCGATACCTCTTAACTTGAAAGCTTATTTTACACTTAAATAGAGCAGTATACTTATTCCAAAATGGGATTTTCAAATTTTGAGTGGTTTGGCTTCTCCCTCCAGCCCCCAAATCTGTTTACACAGACCTAGCAATTTTACTgagaagaaacaggaaataaattttgctttcctgtatgaacacagtattttttttttaagctgtaacaGCTATTTTAAATCCTAAGTCACACTTTCATACACACAAAAATGATTTACGCCACTAAGATGCTCTTCCTTTATCCCAGAAGCTTCACCTACACACCAGTGTAAACAGGGGTGTAGATCGGATGCAGATGCCTCCGCCCTAGTATAGCTTATTAGGATGGTATGCATCATAATTGCTAGGGACAATTTCTGAGGGTTTTTGATTGCTCTAAGTATAAAGTGAGGCTATATGCTGAAGGGGTTAATGTTTTTGTTCTCAAACTATTTTGACAACATTGGTTTTTCAGAGTTTAGCTTTCTAGCCAGTTAAAACTTGTTTCTGATAGCTGTTCTGTGCAGCTTTCAGAGTGTTATTTAACAACTGCAACATATCTTgaactctgtttttaaaaaggacatCATACAGAAACGTTTGTTTACAGCActccagaaaacattttcttttctgtatctttcagCAGAAGAGTTAAGGTTAACAAATGTCACTTCTATTGCATAAGAGCTCAAGTCTCTGAATCTTAATTTCCACTTAAGAGAACACAAGAGCAGTTGTATCTTGCTAAGAGAAGCCAACAGCAATTACTAAGTCCTCAAAGCGCTTAATTTCACTCCATCTAGTAGCATATTTTAACCAAAACAGTCTAGTAGCATATTTTAACCAAAACAGTCTAGTAGCATATTTTAACCAAAACAGTCTGTCTTGATAAAATAAGCGACATGTATTTAAGAGCCTCCTAGCATTAGTACTCATTTTTACCTGTAACAAGGTAGTTCATGATAAGGCGGTTCATGTCTGCTCTCTGGATATGCAAGTTATTAAGTTTTTCCATCCATTCATCTTTTGTGATTTCATCAGGTTTTTCTGTATAACTCATCTTGGACTCTTActacaagaaaagcaaagcatctcATTTAACATGACTCAAGAAGTAAGTTTAAGGCATGCAAGCACTGTGCTACTACCATCTTTATATCTTTTTTATGAgatcttttaaattaataatcCAAAAGAGACCCTTTTATCTCAAACCGCAGTTttacatttttctcctccttgttCCTGCACCCTTTAACATCTACTAGCAAGTCTCTAAAGCTGCTTTCATCAATCGTCAGAATAAAAAATTCAAACACCATCTTCTTGTACTTACTCTTAAATCCACTCCAAATAAATCTCGTTCAGAGTTTATACAGGACACACAGCATCACTGTGAAACAAGTGAATCAACGAGTTTTGACTGCTAGCCAGAAAAAAAACTAACAAATGTGTAAAGCAATGCCTATGTAAACATTATTTGCTTTAAAGTTTTCATCAAAACATATGGGACAGCTCCATATATTGTACAGCTACAAAACTGTACGTTATATATTTTCCAATGTACAACTAAAAGACTTACACTAGCTTAGCTTCACTGTCCCCAAAAGTACTACTGTCAGCATTActaaaatggttttttttttctcctagtatTTTTCTcggtaatattttttttcagattcgTAAGCAAAGCGCTTCGCTAAGCCGGCATTTAATCACTTCTACCTCCAAGTCACGATCACAGGGGCAGCGAAAGGGGGAGGAGAGGcggcaacaacaacaacagcaacaggcACCGCCACTCCGCTCAGACAAACGCGAGCGGCAGCGCGCCTTCTCATCACCACCCCGCTGCcaacaggtttttctttctctaaactACCGCCGAAGCCACACCGCACCCAAGAAACTTGGGACAGCGGGAGGCAGGACCAGCCCAGGGCCGGCTGAGGGGCCGGTCGGTCCCCGGCCCCGCATTCACGCCGCTCCCGACCACGCGGCAGGAAAACGGGGCTCCGGCAGCCCGAGCCCCGCGCGGCCCCCGCTCGCTGGGGAAACGCGACCTCCCCCCATCACCCCACAACCCCCGCTGGCCACCGGCCCGCCGAAGCGCTGCCCCCGACCCGGCCCTCCCCGGGGCCCGGGCCACCGAAGCGCTCGGCTCCGCTCACCACAGGCCCAGCGCCTCCCCACCCCGCCGCGGCGGCCAGCAGCGGGCTGACCCGCCGGGCCAGGGGAAGGGTCTAGCCAGCCCCCGTCCCCCGAGGGAATGAGCGGCTCCGCCGGCGCCATCTTACCGAGCGCGCCGCGGTGCCGGCTCCGACGCACGAACGCGGGcccctccgccgcctccgccAGGCCGCTGGCGCGCGGATCTCGCGAGAACCGCCCGCTCGGCCAATCAGCGCCCGCAGAGGGGCGAGAAAAAGGCAACCATAGAGTTGCCCGGTGGGGTGGAGAATGTACGCCGGTCCCTCCAGGGGGAGCTGGTACCATAGAGGCGGGCCGGGGTGGCGGTACCGCCGTACCATAGAGATCGGGCGCGATCCAGCCAGGGCCGCGGTagagcggcggcggccgaggtGCGGGGCGAGCCGGGCTGCAAGATGGCTGCTCTGCCGCCTCAGGCCGCCGGGGCGGCTGCGCCAGCCCGTGGGATGGCGGTCCCTGCAGCCAGCGGGGCCGCTGCCCCGAGCGGAGCGGAGGGCCGGGGCTCGTTCCTGCCCTGCCTCCCCGCAGCCTCGATTCGGCTCGCGGCTGCAAGGCGGGAGTCGGGGCAGGGACTGCGCTGTCTCCGCCATGCTGCCTCCCCCGGCGGCCGCGACCACTTCTGTCAGGCGCTGCCGCAGCTGCTCTGTGGCTCGTATCCCTCCCCGACGCTTTAATAACGCCTCGGGTGACAGCGTGGACCTCCTTGGGAGAGGGACACCGACCCTGGCAGTAACAACCGAAGCAGAAACGGGCTGATGGGCTGGTCCAGTCCCGGCTCCGGTGGGGTGTGCGCAGGCAGCGCCGTGTGAGGGGGTAATGGCTCGAAGccgggcacggcggggccggcggcagcgTTGTCGGGCCGTGCTTGCCAAGGGTTGGCCACTCGAG
The sequence above is drawn from the Strix uralensis isolate ZFMK-TIS-50842 chromosome 18, bStrUra1, whole genome shotgun sequence genome and encodes:
- the GID8 gene encoding glucose-induced degradation protein 8 homolog, which gives rise to MSYTEKPDEITKDEWMEKLNNLHIQRADMNRLIMNYLVTEGFKEAAEKFRMESGIEPSVDLETLDERIKIREMILKGQIQEAIALINSLHPELLDTNRYLYFHLQQQHLIELIRQRETEAALEFAQTQLAEQGEESRECLTEMERTLALLAFDNPEESPFGDLLNMMQRQKVWSEVNQAVLDYENRESTPKLAKLLKLLLWAQNELDQKKVKYPKMTDLSKGTIEEPK